From the genome of Pseudarthrobacter sp. NIBRBAC000502772:
ATGGTCCGGCTCAACGCCCTCGCGGGCGGCGAGGACGCGGGCGAACTCGGCCTCGCGTTCCCCGGTGGCGCCGATGATGCGGAGCATCAGCTGCGGTTCCTTTTTGATGACGCCGATCAGCTGGCGGGTTTCCTCTTCGGAGGCTGCCATGTTTTCGGACAGTTTGAGCGAGAGGCCGATCAGGTCCTGGAACAGGGTGTGGGAGATCTCGCCGGACGGGGACGACGCGCCGCCGGCGATGAAGCCTTCGATGACGTCCTGCGGGATTTCATCGTCCACGTGGCCGAGGATGGCGTCTTCCTTGGTGGGGAAGTAGTTGAAGAACGTGCGGCGGGAGATGTCGGCCAGCTCGCAGACTTCCTCAACGGTGTATCCGTTCAGGCCCCGCTCTGCCGTCAGTTTCCGGGCGACACCGGTAATCGCGGCCCGCGTTGCGGCGCGCTTGCGCTCGCGGAGGCTGCCTTCGATTTCTGCACTATCATTCACAAAGTAAAGTTTTGCACTCATTTTATGATAGTGCAAACTTGGGCTTCTGCCCGCTTAAAGAACGACGGCGGCCGCCCGCCTTCGTGATGAAGGTGGGCGGCCGCCGTCGTACTTTATTTACGCCTTGTGCGGCGGGCGCGTCATGGACATTACGTCCAGCGCGGTGTCCAACTGCTCTTCGGTGACTTCGCCGCGCTCCAGGAAGCCCATGGCGACGACGGTCTCACGGATGGTGAGGCCCTCGGCCACGGCCTTCTTGGCGATCTTCGCGGCGTTCTCGTAGCCGATGTACTTGTTCAGCGGCGTCACGATCGAGGGGGAGGCCTCGGCCAGGAAGCGGGCGCGCTCCACGTTGGCGGTGATGCCGTCGATCATCTTGTCCGTCATGACGCGGCTGGTGTTGGCCAGCAGGCGGATGGACTCGAGCAGGTTGGCGGCCATCACGGGGATGCCGACGTTGAGCTCGAAGGCGCCGTTGGTGCCGGACCAGGCGATGGCGGTGTCGTTGCCGATGACCTGGGCGCAGACCATGATGGACGCCTCGCAGATGACCGGGTTAACCTTGCCCGGCATGATCGAGGAGCCCGGCTGCAGGTCCGGGATGGCGATTTCGCCGAGGCCGGTGTTGGGGCCGGAGCCCATCCAGCGGAGGTCATTGTTGATCTTCATGAAGGAGATCGCGATGTTGCGCAGCTGGCTTGAGCCTTCGATGAGGCCGTCGCGGTTGGCCTGGGCCTCGAAGTGGTCGCGGGCCTCGGTCAGCGGCAGGCCGGTGTCCGTGGCGAGCAGTTCGATGACGCGTTCCGGGAAGCCGGCAGGGGTGTTGATGCCGGTGCCCACCGCGGTGCCGCCGAGCGGAACTTCGGCAACACGGGGGAGGGCGGCGTTGATGCGCTCGATGCCGTAGCGGACCTGGGCTGCGTAGCCGCCGAACTCCTGGCCGAGCGTCACCGGGGTGGCGTCCATGAGGTGGGTGCGGCCGGACTTGACGACGTCCTTGAACTCCACGGCCTTGCGCTCCAGCGACTCGGCCAGGTAGCCGAGCGCCGGGATGAGGTCGTTGATCAGGGCCGAGGTGGCGGCGACGTGGACCGAGGTGGGGAAGACGTCGTTGGAGGACTGTGAGGCGTTGACGTGGTCGTTCGGGTGGACAACTTTGTCACTCCCGGCGGCTTTGAGGGCACGCGTGGCCAGCTCGGCGAGGACCTCGTTCATGTTCATGTTCGAGGACGTGCCGGAACCGGTCTGGAAGACGTCGATGGGGAAGTCGCCGTCGTACTTGCCGGCAGCTACCTCATCGGCAGCCGCAGCGATCGCCTTGGCCAGCTCGCCGTCGAGCACCCCAAGTTCTGCGTTGGCCTGCGCGGCAGCCTTCTTGACCCGGGCCAGCGCCTCGATATGCGCGCGTTCCAGGGTCTTGCCGGAGATGGGGAAGTTTTCAACTGCACGCTGCGTCTGTGCACGGTACAGGGCGTTCACGGGGACGCGGACTTCGCCCATCGTGTCGTGTTCAATGCGGAATTCTTCAGTGGAAGTCATGGGGCTAGCTTAGGGCGATCGGGGGCCCGGACTAAAACCGTGAACCGCATGCTACGGGCAATGATTCGGGCTGGGCCTAGACCTCGCCGATCCCGGAAACCACGTTGGCGTGGCCCTCGGCGAGGCTGTAGGAGAGGCCGATCACCGCGGCGCGGCCGTCCTCGATTGCGGCCGAAATCACACGGGAGCTGTCCACCAGGCGCTTGGATGTCTGCTTGACATGCTCCACCACCATGTCGTTGATCTCGTGCTCGCCGTTCCGCATGGACGTCAGGACAGAAGGCGTGATGCGCTCCACCAGGTCCCGCATAAAGCCCACCGGCATGTTGCCGGTGTCCACTGCGGACTTGGTGGCACTGACGGCGCCGCAGCTGTCATGCCCCAGCACCACGATCAGGGGCACCCCCAGCACACTGATGCTGTACTCGAGGGAGCCCAGGACGGCGTCGTCAATCACCTGGCCGGCGGTGCGCACCACGAAGGCGTCCCCGAGGCCGAGGTCGAAGATAATCTCCGCAGCCAGCCGGGAGTCTGAACAGCCGAAGATCACGGCAAACGGGTGCTGGTTTTCCACCAGCGACGACCGGCGGGACGCGTCCTGGTTCGGGTGGGACGATTCGCCGGCAACAAAGCGTTCGTTGCCTTCGCGCATGCGGCGCCAGGCAAGGGCGGGGGTCAGGTAGGTAGCCACGGGCTTACTTTACGGGGCAGTGCTGGCTGACGGTGAAACTGTGACGGCCGGGTTGGCGTCCATGGACTGCACGACGGCGGTGGCGAGTTCGGCGAATTCGTCCAGCTGGGCGCTTCCCGTCAGGACAACGGTGGTTCCGCGGTAATTCAGCACCATGCTCTTCTCGCCTTTGCCGGTGTCACGCAGCTCCCAGTCCTGTCCGCCCGCCGCACGCGTTCCCGTCACGGGAGCGCTCTTGGTCTGCTGGACGAGCCAGGTGGGGTTGGACTGGCGGGTCTGGACCAGGCCGATGAAGGACTCGTTCGGTGTCAGATAGCCAACTTCCCACGTGGGAACGCCGCTGCCGCTGCCCGACTCCCATCGGGCGTAGTTGGACCTGAACGACATGCCGGTGTCCGGCGTTACGGGTGTGAATCCCGCCACATCCGTGGCGTTCCGGGCCACCGCGCCGACGTCGATGTTCGGGCGGAATCCGTCGCTCTTGGGGAGGGGGTTCATCAGGATGATGGGCAGGAAGGCGGCGATGCTGACCACCAGGGCAACGATCATGCCGATCACGGAGGCATTGGCGCGCTTCGCCGCGGCGGCCGGGATTACTGGGCGGACAGGGGCTGCGTCGGCCGTGCCGGTGCGGTCGCCTTTAGCTCCGGAGTCGGAGGGGTCGGGCCCGGGGCTGGTTTTTTCCTGCATTTCACTCACCCCTCTATAGTCGCCCATGTTTACGCGCAACTCACAGTCGGGGGAGTGGGGGAGGCTCAAGGTCCATGTTGCAGGACTGCGTCATGCCACACCCCGGAGGCGCTGCCACGACTATGATCAGTACCAGAGGAATCACCGCACCGGCTGAATCCGGCCGAGCGGGTCCAATGATCGCCACTCGAAGAAGAGGTTCACGTGTCACCAGCGCCTATGACCCAGCAGTACTCCACGATTTCCCCCTCCCTGGCTGTGGGCATCGACGAGCCAGACCGCAACCTCGCCCTTGAACTTGTCCGCGTCACCGAGGCCGCGGCCATCGCCGGCGGCCACTGGGTTGGCTTCGGCGACAAGAACAAAGCCGACGGCGCGGCCGTTGACGCCATGCGCTCCTTCCTTCACACGGTCCACTTCAACGGCGTTGTGGTCATCGGCGAAGGCGAAAAAGACGAAGCCCCCATGCTGTTCAACGGCGAACATGTTGGCGACGGCACCGGTCCTGAGTGCGACGTTGCCGTGGACCCGATCGACGGCACCCGCCTGACGGCCCTGGGCATCAACAACGCCCTGGCAGTCCTCGCCGTGGCGGAGCGCGGCTCCATGTTCGATCCGTCCGCCGTGTTCTACATGGAGAAGCTCGTCACCGGCCCGGAAGCCGCCGACATGGTGGACCTCCGCCTGCCGGTCAAGCAGAACCTGCACCTGATCGCCAAGGCGAAGGGCGTGAAGGTCAACCAGCTCAACGTCATGATCCTTGACCGCGACCGCCACCGCCCCCTGGTCGAAGAGATCCGCGAAGCCGGTGCGCGCACCAAGTTCATCATGGACGGCGACGTTGCCGGCGCCATTGCCGCAGCCCGCTCCGGCACCGGCGTCGACGCCCTCATGGGCATCGGCGGCACGCCGGAAGGCATCGTTGCAGCCTGCGCCATCAAGTCGCTCGGCGGCGTTATCCAGGGCCGGCTGTGGCCCACCAGCGACGACGAGAAGCAGAAGGCGATCGACGCCGGCCACGACCTGGACCGCGTGCTGTCCACCAATGACCTCGTGTCCAGCGACAACTGCTACTTCGCGGCCACGGGCATCACCGACGGCGACCTCCTCAAGGGCGTCCGCTACTCCAAGGACAAGGTCCTCACGCAGTCCATCGTGATGCGTTCCAAGTCCGGCACCATCCGCTTTGTCGACGGCGAGCACCAGGCCAGCAAGTGGGAAGGCTACGCCCGCAAGAACTAGCAGGTTCTTCACCCCGCGTACTTCTGCGTGAACGGATACTTGAGGCCCAGGAACTGTGGGCCTCAAGTGTCCGTTCGCGCATGTGCCTTGCCGCGGTAGCCATTCTGGACGTCCCCGGCCGGATGGCGGGATTGCACGGCGGCCCTCACTAGCGCGATGACGAAGGGTCTTTCTCCCTCCAGGTCCTCCTTGAAAACCCTGACTTCCGTCCAGCAGAGCCGTTCAGTGACGGCCCGGCGTTTGTTGTCGGGCCGCACCTGCCTGGCATCCGAGTGATGGGCGCCGTCGTGCATCACCACTTCGCCCGGTTTGAACGTCATCCGGTGGCCTACGACGTTCTGACGCCGGGGTCTGCTGCCTTCCCGCTCCCGAGCCACGTGGATCCGCCAGTCTTCCTGTAGCCAGGGCGGCAGCCCTAACTCCCATATTCTGCCGCCCGAGTGATGCGTGAGCACCGACGTTTCGTCCAGCGCAGTGTACGCCCGGAGGTTGGCCGCGGCACCGGCGCCGCTCTCCAGAGGGATGCGTACACCCCTGGAGGGAATAACGACGTCGGGCTGCCGCTGCCGCTTGCGCGACACCCGAAAGCCGCCGGGGCGGCCGACGTAAACGATCCGGTGAGTAGCTCCTCAGGGAGCGGTGCGAGGCCCATGCTTCAGTGTGCACACCTCTGGCGGTGGCAAAACCGTTATCCACAGGCTTTGTCCGGTCGAATGCACGAAAGGACACTTGCGGCCCTGGACAGAGCGGGGGTGAGGGGGCTTAAGTGTCCGTTCGCGCCGGGCGCGCGGAGCGGGAGCGGAGGGCGCGAAGCTTGTCGCGCAGCTTGCGGGCCAGCTGGTACGCGTTGTACCGGAGCTTTTGAACGGGGAGGTCCCAGGTGCCCGGGTACTCCACCTCGCGGCCACCGAAGGACTTTTTGAACGCGGTGAAGCCTGCCCACTTGTGGTCGGGCTGGTCCGCGGGCGCGACACCCCACAGGTCCACGTGTTTCAGGCCGCGGTCCTTGGCGTCCGCCATCAGGGTCACCAGGAGCGGGATGCCCGCGCTGAGCTTGCGGTGAGTGTCATCCAAGGCTGCGTGGGCGTAGGTCCGGGTATCCGCGGAATCGTAGGCTAAGGCCGCTGCGATGGGACCGCCGTGCAGTTCGGCGATGAACAGCGTCGCAGCGCCTGCCGGCATGAGGGAGGCCGCCACCTGCGTCAGGTACGCGTCGCTCTGCGGCTTGAATCCGTTCCGCCGGGATGTCATGTGCAGGAAGTTAAGCAGGATCCTGATGTCATCCGGGTCCTGTGACGCCCGGAAGGTGACGCCCTTCTTGTGGATGTTCCGGTAGAGGTTCCGGTTCACGGGCTTCATCGCGGCCAGGACGTCCTTGAAGTCGCCCTCGAGGTCCACGATCCAGCTGAGTTCAGGCTGCTGGTTCACGGGTGCCGGCTGCAGGCCGCGCCGGCTGAGTTCCGAGGCGGCCGGCATGTCAAGTCCGGCGGACACCGGCTCAATCCGGACAAACACGGCGCCGCACGATCTGGCCGTTGCCACCAGGGCGGCCAGGGCGCCGTCGAACGCCTCCGCGGAGGATGCCACCGGCCCATAGGGGGCGTAGAGGACCTTTCCGGCCGGGTTTTTCTCCTCGACGGCCAGGAAGCTCCAGCCCGGGCCGGACTGCTGATGGACTGTGCGGCCCAGCGACGACTGGACATCCGCCCAGGCAGGCGTCTGCAGGAAGAATTCCACGGCTCAGGCCTTCAGGAATGTGGTCACGGCGAAGGCAACGGCAGGGGACTCGGCACCGGCCACCGGGTGGACATTGACCGGTGCTTCCGCGGCGGGAAGGAAAGCGCTGCCCCCGCGGGCCAGCTGCAGGTCGCCCTTGGGCGAATCGAGATACACCGATCCGGCAACAACAATAACGACGACGGCACCCGCCTGGGCCAGCGGCACCGGCTCCGCGCCGGGTGCCAGTTCGATCCGCTGAAGCTGGAACTCCCGGAAGGGCGGCTGGTAGAGCTCCTGGCCAAGGCCGGAGAATTCCGGCGTGAGCATGGGCACGGCCACCGGCTGGAATTCGATGGTCCGCAGCAGCTCGGGCACATCGATGTGCTTCGGCGTCAGCCCGCCGCGGAGCACGTTGTCCGAGGACGCCATGACTTCAACACCCAAGCCGTGCAGGTATGCGTGCACGTTGCCCGCGGGGAGGTAGACGGCCTCGCCGGGGGCAAGCGAAATCCTGTTCAGCAGCAGCGAAATCAGCACGCCGGGATCACCCGGGTACTTCTCGTTGAGGCTGATGACCGTGGACAGTTCCGCTTGGTACGGTGCCAGCGGAGCGCCGGATATCAGGGCCGCGGCCACCATGGCTGTGGTGTGGGAGACGTCTTCGCCGCCCGTGATCAGGCGCTCGAAGGCGCTCCTGAGGCCGGCGCCCTCGTCCGGGTTCTCCAGGACCTCAAGCAGCTCCACGAGCAGGGGCGGGACCCCGGATTCCACCAGGTCGAAGCAGGCGGCAAGGTGGAGCAGAATCTTCCGGGTTGCAGTCGGCGCCCGGAACCCGCACAACGCTTCGAACGGCGTCAGCGCAAAGATCATTTCGGGCTTGTGGTTGTCATCGCGGTAGTTGCGGTGCGCGGCATCGGGCGCAATGCCTTCAGCATTCTCCCGGGCGAATCCCGCTTTGGCCTGTTCGATGCTGGGATGGACCTGGAGGGACAACGGCAGCGCGGCGGCAAGGATCTTGGTCAGGAACGGGAGCCGCGGGCCAAACTCGGCCACAGATTCGCTGCCCAGGAAGTGTTCCGGATCTTCGGCAATCAAGGCATCCAGCGGTGCCACGGAGCCGTCCACCCGGCGGGCCATCGAGGGGGCGCCGGGGTGGGCGCCGATCCAGAGTTCGGCTTCCGGCCCGCCGGACTCGGGCCGTCCCAGCAGCCCGGCGATGGCGGTGGTGGATCCCCAAGCGTAGTCGCGGAGGACGTTCTCAATTTCGTACACAGCCAGTGTCCGTTCTTGGTTTTCGGTTCGGTGGTTCTACGCAGTCAGGGTTCTATGCAGTCATGACGGCAGCGGGAGCCTACTGCGGCGCGCACTGTCCATTGGTGGCCACGAGTTGGCGGATAGCTTCCTCGTTACCCTCGCGCTTGAGCTGGTTCAGCAGTTCCTCGGTGATCGGTTCGCCGTCGGGCGTTGTAGTCACAGGGGTGAAGTCCGACGACGGCAGCGGGGTTTGCTGCGCGGACAACCCGGCTGGCAGGCCGGCAGCCGGCCGCAATGGCGAGGACGCCTGCAGGCCTCCGCCGACGCTTGATGCCTGCACCATGCTGTCAACGGGTGCGGCAGCCTGTGGGCCCGAAGCTGATGCCAGCAGCTGGTCCACCTTGGCGTGGATGATGTCAAAGTCAGGCACCGTGGAGAAGGACGCGTCGAAGTCGGGCGGGCCGATGGTGAGCCGCTTGACCTCCTGCCCCTTGGCCTTCATGGCGAGATCCACAAAGCTGCCCAGCTGGGACGAGGAAATGTTGGACTCCACAACCTTGGTGCCTGCGCTGGCGATGTCCTCGAATTTGGACAGCAGCGTGGCAGGGTCCAGCTGCTTCAGCATGGCCTGCTGGACACACTGCTGACGCTGGATCCGGGAATAGTCGTCGACGTATTCGCGGGACCGGCCGTACCAAAGGGCGTGCTCGCCATCGAGTGTTTGTTCACCGGCAGGAATCCAGCCCAACGGCATGCCATGGGTGCGCGTAACCTCGTCGAAGTAACCGCTCATCGGGACCCAGCCGCCGGCTTTGATTTTGATGCCGCCCATCGCGTCAATGAGTTTGGCGAAGCCTGCCATATCCACCAGGACGTACGCCTGGACAGTAATGCCCAGCGTTCCTGAGACTGCCTCGAGAGTCGCCTGCGCGCCGGGGTCGTCTACACCCGGGTAGAGGTCGGCGTAGTCGTTCGTCACCTCGGTGTTGATGGCATTGATCAGGCACACATCGCCGCAGTCGTAACCGTCCGGGTAGATCTTCCGCATGGGGGAGTCCTCGCTGAACTGGGCGTTCTGGAGGTTGCGGGGTACCGAGATGATGGCGGTCTGGCCGCTCTTGGCGTCGACGCTGAGCACGGAGAGGCTGTCCGGGCGACGGCCAGTGCGGTCATCGCCGGCGTCACCACCCATCATCAGGAAGTTGTAGCGGCCGTCCACGGGATCGATCGTTGGTCCCCCCGCGAAGATATTGCCAATGGCGTTACGGCCCACGTTCAGCAGGTACGCGGCATACCCAAGCGTGCCGCTGCTCAGAACCAGGGCAAGGACCAGGGCAATGCCGACGGCGGGACGCGCCGCCGGTGCGAGGAGGACCGGGCGGATCAGCCGGAGGGTGTTGATGAACAGGAACGCCCATCCGAGCGCCAGGGCCACCAGGACGAGGATGATCACCAACGAGGCAAACTGATTGGTGAGGATGTTGATCAGGAGCGACCGGTTCGCGGCCAGCAGCAGCAGGGTGACCGCCAGCAAAGCCCAGGCGGCCAGGGTGACGCGCAGGGCAATCCGGCCGAGCTTGCGGTCGCCGGCCACAATCTGGGCGCTGCCGGGCACCAGAAGGGTCATCAGGACCAGGGCAAAGCCCCGTTTGGTCCGGACGGGGGCTGAGGCGCTGGTCGGATACCGGACGGGATCAGTCATGACCTTGCCGGTGGCTGGCTGCTGCGGTTCGCTTCTGGACATGTCCGGATCCTTAACGGCTGCCCCGGAGAACACCATTGCCGTCGGCGAAGACTTCGCTGACTTTCTGCCTGAGGTTGGCTCCCTTGCGGGTGGCGACGTCGTTGAGTTCCTGGGCGAAGTCCAGGAGGTCGGCGCGGAGCGTGGCTGCCAGTTCGTCCGTTCCCGACGCGAGGATCCGGACTGCTAGCAGGCCTGCGTTCCGGGCACCGGCAATGGACACGGTGGCTACGGGAACGCCGGCCGGCATTTGCACGATGGAGAGGAGGGAATCCATGCCGTCCAGGGTCTTCAGCGGGACCGGGACGCCAATAACGGGCAAGGGAGTCACGCTTGCCAGCATGCCGGGAAGGTGGGCAGCCCCGCCGGCGCCCGCGATGATGACCCGCAGCCCGCGTTCGTGGGCGGTCTGGCCGTACCGGATCATTTCGGCGGGCATCCGGTGTGCGGAGACCACATCGGCTTCAAAGGGGATGCCGAACTCAGCCAATGCATCGGCGGCGGCCTCCATGACCGGCCAATCCGAGTCTGAGCCCATGACCAGCCCAACGATGGGACGGGGGGCGGTGCCGGTGGTGGTTTCGGCGGTGGTTTCGGTGGTCATGCGTTCTCCTCGGAAATCCGTGCTGATTCTTCGGTGGGTACCCGGCCGTCGCGGATGATGGCCGCCACCCGGGTTGCGCGTTGCCGGACCGAGTCCACATCATCCGTGGAGGTCCCTACGAGGTTGACATGGCCAATCTTGCGTCCCGGCCGCACTGATTTTCCGTAGCAGTGGACCTTGGCGGCCGGCTCGCTGGCGAGGGCTGCCGGGTAGGCGGAAAACAGATCCTGGTTGTCGCCGCCCAGGAAGTTTTTCATGACCACTACCGGGCCCAGGATGTCGGTGGCACCCAGCGGCAGGTCCAGGACCGCCCGCAGGTGCTGCTCAAACTGGCTGGTAACCGAACCGTCCTGGGTCCAGTGGCCGGTGTTGTGGGGGCGCATGGCGAGTTCGTTGATCAGGAAGCCGACGCCGGAGCCCGGTGTTTCAAAGAGTTCCGCCGCCATGACTCCGGTGACGCCCAGTTCCGTGGCGACGCGCAGTGCCGCGTCTTCCGCAGCCGCGGCGACCTCGAGGGGGATGTCCAGGGCAGGGGCGATGACTTCGTCGCAGACGCCGTCCACCTGGATAGTGTGCACCACCGGCCAGGCTCTCGCTTCGCCGCCCGGGGTCCGCGCCACCAGCGCGGACAGTTCGCGGCTGAACTCAACTTTGGCTTCGGCGAGGAGCGGGCTCATGGCCTCGAACCACGGAGCAGCCTCTTCGGCGGCCTCGGCGGAGTCGATGATCCGCACGCCCTTTCCGTCGTAGCCGCCGCGGGGCATCTTGAGGACAACCGGCCAACCCGTTTCTTCGCCGAAGTCCACGAGCGCGGCGACGTCAGCGACAGCAGCCCAGATGGGGTTTGGGAGCCCAAGGCTGTCGATGGCAGCCCTCATCACCAGTTTGTCCTGGGCATTAACCAGGGCGTCCGGACCGGGCTGGACATTCACGCCAGCGTCCAAAAGCGCGCGGAGGTGGTCCGTGGGGACGTGTTCGTGGTCGAACGTCATAACATCCAGGCCGTCCGCGAAGTCGAGGAGAGTCTGGAGGTCCTTGTAGTCACCCACCGGCGAAGTGGACACAGCAGACACGGCTGAACCGTCCTCAGCCTCAGCCAGGACACGGAGTTCAAAGCCAAGGGCGGTAGCGGCCGGGGCCATCATGCGCGCGAGTTGGCCGCCGCCAACTACGCCGATTACTGGAAAAGTCACATATGCCAGCCTACAGAAAGCTCACCGGATCCGGGCTTTGGGACGTTGAAGGGCCCGCTTTTCGGGTATTTCCGCGATCACCCTTCACTCCGCGTGGGGCGGGTTCACCGATTTCGGGTCTAAAATAGACCTCTGGCCGTGTGGCCCAATGAACTGACGGCCATGGAGGGTCATGTTTAGCGCACTTGCAGATCGTATCCGGGGGCTCGCCTCGCTATTTTGGCGTGAAGTGGCCAAGTTCGGAGCCGTGGGCGGTGTGGCCTTCGTCATTGACTCGGCCATCTTCATCTGGCTGTTCACCGGACCGATGCACGGCAGCGAGGTCTGGGCCAAAGCGGTGGCAACCATTGTGGCAAGCATCTTCTCGTGGGTTGCCAACCGTTACTGGACGTTCAGACACCGCAAGCAGGCCAATGTGGCCCGTGAGGCCGCGCTGTTCGCGGTCATGAACCTGGTGGGACTGCTGATCGCCTCAGGCTGCGTCTGGTTCGCGAAATACATCCTGGACCTGAACGACAAGCCCTCGCTCTTTATTGCCGGCAGTGTCGTGGGCCTGGTCCTGGGCACCATCTTCCGCTTCTTCGCTTACCGGTTCTGGGTCTTCAACGAAGAACTGGATCAGGAGCCGGAGTTCTCCCACGACCACGAGCTCATCGAACGGCACCATCGTGAGAAGGCAGCTGCCGCTGCTGCCGTCGCCCAGCACGGGGAACAGCCGGAGGCAGACTCACCGGAAAGCCGCCGGCAGCAGTCCTAACCCGGCTGTGCAGGGAAAGCTACTTGCCGTGGATGCGTTCCGCGGCCAGCAGCTTGTCCGTCAGTTCCACATCGGCGTGAGCCAGCACCACTGAACCACCGTTGTGCCACGCGCCGAGTGAGTTTGCCAGCGCCGGCTCCAGCCCTTCAGAGGCCGGGACCAGAAGCCTGACGCCTTCCTCATGCGGCGCCGCAAAACCAGTGATCAGGCTTTCGTGGATGTGCCGCTGGCCTCCGCCAGCCCGAATGGCACAGCCGGCCGCCGAAGGGTCCGTGTGCGCCATAAAGACGTCGCCATGGGAGCGCACCTCGGCGGCGTAGTCGATGACTCCGGCAGGCAGCTCACCAGGCCACCGCATCGCCAGGGCTGGCAGCGCGACAGCGATCACGGCGTCGTGCTTCCGCTCAACGGTTCCGGGCCTGTCGGTGACCAGGAGCTCCGCCTCCCCGCCGTCCAGGACTGTTTCCATGCCCAGCTGCCAGGCGGCCAGTGCCCAGATCATTGACTTCCAGTGGGCTGGCAGGTCAAGAGTCAGTCGCATGCCGGGCTCGGCGTCGAGTTCGTCCTGCAGCAGATTGCTGGTTTTTGCCACCCAGTTGTCCAGCACACGACCGGAGAGTTCCACGCGCTCGGAGTCGGGGCCGTACCAGGTCAGGCGGGGCGACGTGGCGTGGCCGGAACGCAGGGTGGTCATCAGATCTATCGCCGGGATGCTCATGGCTTTATCTTGTCACGGACCCAGCGGGGCGTCCTTGGCGGGGATGCCGCGCACGGAGTCCCTATGGGTCCCGGTCAGGTCCGGCCGGGCTGTGATGTTACTCACAGGAGTTTGTCATCTTATTTGTCTAATTCGGGCTGCGTCTGTATTTATTGGCAGCTTTTCAGCGAAGACGGGACCTTTTGGCCGCCGATGTGGACTGTCGGGCCTCCAGCGCGCCGGACCTTTGGAAAACTCCCGGGCGTGGCGTGACCGGGATTGGCCCGGAAAGTTGATTATTATCTGTCCGCGGCTTGACTCCCCAGTAGTTACACGCGTGTAATTAGATATCGAAAGTCACTGCATAAATACGGACACGCAACCGAGTGTCCAGGTATTCAGGCAAGGGCTGCAACATTTGGGGAGGGTCGCCGTGGGGCAAGCAGAGCGTATCCATGAAGATGCCGTCGTCGCCGGAATGGCAACGGCAAAATACCGCGCACGGGGGGTGCCGAGCGACTGGTACGTCGATCCCGCGGATCCCGACGCCGCGGACCGTTACAACCGCAATACCAAAGACCCCCTCCAGGACCAGGCCACAGCCTTCCTGGCGGCGCACGAAGCACTCCTTGACGGCGCACACGACCAGGACGATGACGACCTGGATCCGCCCATGGAACTGCGCACCCCGGCCCAGGGAACAAGTTCCCAGCCGGTGTGGATCGGACTGCCGTTCAGGCAGGACTTCGACGACGAAGGTGAACTCGGCTGGCAGACTGATGCATTGTGCGCGCAAACGGATCCGGAAGCCTTCTTCCCGGAGAAGGGCGGATCCACGCGCGACGCCAAGAAGGTCTGCGGTGCCTGCAATGTGCGGTCGCAGTGCCTGGAATACGCGCTGGCAAACGACGAACGGTTTGGCATTTGGGGTGGCCTTTCCGAGCGTGAGCGCCGGCGGCTAAGGAAGCGAGCAATCTAATTCTTCAGGAAGTACATGTCACTGCCGTTGTGGTGTCCCACAACGGCAGTGCCTATCTCCCCAGAATCCTGGCTGCCCTCGCGGACCAGACCCGGCCCGCGGACTCCCTCATCGGAGTGGACACCGGATCCCGAGACGACTCCGCCGTCCTCCTGGAACGGGCCTTCGGCGCAACCAATGTGAGCACCTTGCCGCCCGGCAGGAGCGGCATGGGCGGCGCCGTGCGCGCCGGGCTCAACAAGTACGCGCCCTGGGAAGGCCAGTCCCAGCGCGCCGCCACAGAGTGGGTCTGGCTGCTGCACGACGATGCGGCGCCGGCCCCGGAGGCGCTGGCCGAACTCCTCAGTG
Proteins encoded in this window:
- a CDS encoding carbonic anhydrase, which produces MATYLTPALAWRRMREGNERFVAGESSHPNQDASRRSSLVENQHPFAVIFGCSDSRLAAEIIFDLGLGDAFVVRTAGQVIDDAVLGSLEYSISVLGVPLIVVLGHDSCGAVSATKSAVDTGNMPVGFMRDLVERITPSVLTSMRNGEHEINDMVVEHVKQTSKRLVDSSRVISAAIEDGRAAVIGLSYSLAEGHANVVSGIGEV
- a CDS encoding class II fumarate hydratase, encoding MTSTEEFRIEHDTMGEVRVPVNALYRAQTQRAVENFPISGKTLERAHIEALARVKKAAAQANAELGVLDGELAKAIAAAADEVAAGKYDGDFPIDVFQTGSGTSSNMNMNEVLAELATRALKAAGSDKVVHPNDHVNASQSSNDVFPTSVHVAATSALINDLIPALGYLAESLERKAVEFKDVVKSGRTHLMDATPVTLGQEFGGYAAQVRYGIERINAALPRVAEVPLGGTAVGTGINTPAGFPERVIELLATDTGLPLTEARDHFEAQANRDGLIEGSSQLRNIAISFMKINNDLRWMGSGPNTGLGEIAIPDLQPGSSIMPGKVNPVICEASIMVCAQVIGNDTAIAWSGTNGAFELNVGIPVMAANLLESIRLLANTSRVMTDKMIDGITANVERARFLAEASPSIVTPLNKYIGYENAAKIAKKAVAEGLTIRETVVAMGFLERGEVTEEQLDTALDVMSMTRPPHKA
- a CDS encoding DUF4245 domain-containing protein encodes the protein MQEKTSPGPDPSDSGAKGDRTGTADAAPVRPVIPAAAAKRANASVIGMIVALVVSIAAFLPIILMNPLPKSDGFRPNIDVGAVARNATDVAGFTPVTPDTGMSFRSNYARWESGSGSGVPTWEVGYLTPNESFIGLVQTRQSNPTWLVQQTKSAPVTGTRAAGGQDWELRDTGKGEKSMVLNYRGTTVVLTGSAQLDEFAELATAVVQSMDANPAVTVSPSASTAP
- a CDS encoding TetR/AcrR family transcriptional regulator translates to MNDSAEIEGSLRERKRAATRAAITGVARKLTAERGLNGYTVEEVCELADISRRTFFNYFPTKEDAILGHVDDEIPQDVIEGFIAGGASSPSGEISHTLFQDLIGLSLKLSENMAASEEETRQLIGVIKKEPQLMLRIIGATGEREAEFARVLAAREGVEPDHPVVQMAVVLLGNIARKSSMAYFSEGNRRPYQELLLENIAAARQLFSQHFDEPVPAEGHS
- a CDS encoding peptidoglycan bridge formation glycyltransferase FemA/FemB family protein, which produces MEFFLQTPAWADVQSSLGRTVHQQSGPGWSFLAVEEKNPAGKVLYAPYGPVASSAEAFDGALAALVATARSCGAVFVRIEPVSAGLDMPAASELSRRGLQPAPVNQQPELSWIVDLEGDFKDVLAAMKPVNRNLYRNIHKKGVTFRASQDPDDIRILLNFLHMTSRRNGFKPQSDAYLTQVAASLMPAGAATLFIAELHGGPIAAALAYDSADTRTYAHAALDDTHRKLSAGIPLLVTLMADAKDRGLKHVDLWGVAPADQPDHKWAGFTAFKKSFGGREVEYPGTWDLPVQKLRYNAYQLARKLRDKLRALRSRSARPARTDT
- the glpX gene encoding class II fructose-bisphosphatase — translated: MTQQYSTISPSLAVGIDEPDRNLALELVRVTEAAAIAGGHWVGFGDKNKADGAAVDAMRSFLHTVHFNGVVVIGEGEKDEAPMLFNGEHVGDGTGPECDVAVDPIDGTRLTALGINNALAVLAVAERGSMFDPSAVFYMEKLVTGPEAADMVDLRLPVKQNLHLIAKAKGVKVNQLNVMILDRDRHRPLVEEIREAGARTKFIMDGDVAGAIAAARSGTGVDALMGIGGTPEGIVAACAIKSLGGVIQGRLWPTSDDEKQKAIDAGHDLDRVLSTNDLVSSDNCYFAATGITDGDLLKGVRYSKDKVLTQSIVMRSKSGTIRFVDGEHQASKWEGYARKN